In one Zymobacter palmae genomic region, the following are encoded:
- a CDS encoding Lrp/AsnC ligand binding domain-containing protein, with product MLSAQRLFGDPDYMLHVVTRDLPAFQKLYDERLSAMPGVHRRTSTLVMKTLVPERGLPLPS from the coding sequence GTGCTTTCGGCCCAGCGCCTGTTTGGCGATCCCGACTACATGCTGCACGTCGTGACGCGTGACCTTCCCGCCTTCCAGAAGCTCTATGATGAACGCCTGTCGGCCATGCCCGGGGTACATCGCCGGACCTCAACGCTGGTGATGAAGACGCTCGTGCCGGAGCGAGGGCTGCCGCTACCGTCCTAA
- a CDS encoding SDR family oxidoreductase: MTPPAVFIRNDYLGSRKLQDKVALISGADSGIGRSVALHFAREGADVVALYLSEHDDARETRRLVEAEGRRCLLIDGDLGNPEFCRDAVAKTIANFGKLNVLVNNAGTQQVQKCLTAISDEQWRTTFRTNIDSMFYLTKAALPYLKEDDAIINTASINAYVGPALLLDYSATKGAIISFTRSLSNQVVGKGIRVNAVAPGPVWTPLQPATLGAYDPQLLEDFGSDTPMGRAAQPWEIGPCYVFLASLDASFISGQTLHPNGGTVVNG, translated from the coding sequence ATGACTCCCCCCGCCGTCTTCATTCGCAACGACTACCTTGGCAGCCGCAAGCTGCAGGACAAAGTGGCCTTGATCAGTGGTGCCGACAGTGGCATCGGCCGATCGGTCGCACTGCACTTCGCTCGCGAAGGCGCCGATGTCGTTGCGCTGTACCTCAGCGAACACGACGATGCACGAGAGACACGCCGTCTGGTCGAAGCCGAAGGGCGCCGTTGCCTGCTGATCGACGGTGATCTGGGCAACCCCGAGTTCTGCCGCGACGCTGTAGCAAAGACCATCGCCAACTTCGGCAAGCTCAACGTGCTTGTTAACAATGCGGGAACCCAACAGGTGCAGAAATGTCTGACGGCTATTTCCGATGAACAATGGCGGACAACATTCCGTACCAACATCGACAGCATGTTTTACCTGACCAAGGCTGCACTGCCCTATCTTAAGGAAGACGACGCCATCATCAACACAGCGTCCATCAACGCCTATGTCGGTCCTGCACTGCTGTTGGACTATAGTGCTACCAAGGGTGCCATCATCAGTTTCACGCGATCACTGTCCAATCAGGTGGTCGGCAAAGGCATCCGCGTCAACGCGGTAGCGCCGGGGCCAGTATGGACACCGCTGCAGCCAGCCACGCTAGGGGCCTACGATCCTCAGCTGTTGGAAGACTTCGGTAGCGATACCCCGATGGGACGCGCGGCACAGCCGTGGGAAATCGGTCCCTGCTACGTATTCTTGGCATCGTTGGATGCGTCGTTCATCAGCGGTCAGACGCTGCACCCCAACGGGGGCACAGTCGTCAACGGCTGA